Proteins encoded within one genomic window of Aurantiacibacter spongiae:
- a CDS encoding zinc-finger domain-containing protein: MDHVPETTIVDTARVWCDGAGDIRGGENYLPASLGHPRVWMQIDEKGYVDCGYCDRRFILEGGPADHGAVPDSAAMTGVDKDAGAPLPKQGDGPQEQPVEGS, from the coding sequence ATGGACCACGTACCCGAAACAACCATCGTCGATACCGCGCGCGTCTGGTGCGACGGGGCCGGCGACATTCGCGGCGGAGAGAACTACCTGCCCGCCAGCCTCGGCCATCCGCGCGTCTGGATGCAGATCGACGAGAAGGGCTATGTCGATTGCGGCTATTGCGACCGGCGCTTCATTCTCGAAGGCGGGCCGGCGGATCATGGCGCAGTGCCCGATTCGGCCGCGATGACGGGCGTGGACAAGGATGCCGGCGCCCCGCTGCCCAAGCAGGGCGACGGCCCGCAGGAACAGCCCGTCGAAGGATCCTGA
- a CDS encoding ABC transporter ATP-binding protein, producing MTVPQTLPPNPDAAIEIRDLVKEYAGEGDAAPKLALKGVSFDVPEGAVFGLLGPNGAGKSTLINIMAGLVNKTGGTVRVWGHDIDRDHRNAKLNIGIVPQEIVFDPFFTPFEVLENQGGFYGVAKALRRSEELLRAVRLWDKRDAYARTLSGGMKRRLLIAKAMVHSPPILVLDEPTAGVDVELRRQLWDLVNELNAEGVTVVLTTHYLEEAEALCERIAIINHGELIANEPTRELVGMMGEKIVAVTVDQDVTDLPADPRFHKCEAVGERQIEITFDKGEMTAGQVLAKVQQQGFTIEDVTTREADLEDVFVQLTEAADARSGQTVT from the coding sequence ATGACCGTGCCCCAGACGCTGCCGCCCAATCCCGACGCCGCCATCGAGATCCGCGATCTCGTGAAGGAGTATGCGGGCGAGGGCGATGCCGCCCCCAAGCTCGCGCTGAAGGGCGTCAGCTTCGACGTGCCCGAAGGCGCGGTGTTCGGCCTGCTCGGCCCCAACGGGGCGGGCAAGTCGACGCTCATCAACATCATGGCTGGGCTGGTCAACAAGACCGGCGGCACGGTGCGCGTCTGGGGGCACGACATCGACCGCGATCATCGCAACGCCAAACTCAATATCGGCATCGTCCCGCAGGAAATCGTGTTCGATCCGTTCTTCACTCCCTTCGAGGTGCTGGAAAACCAGGGCGGCTTCTACGGCGTCGCCAAGGCGCTTCGCCGGAGCGAGGAACTGCTGCGCGCGGTGCGCCTGTGGGACAAGCGCGATGCCTATGCCCGCACGCTGTCGGGCGGGATGAAACGCCGCCTGCTGATCGCCAAGGCCATGGTCCATTCGCCGCCCATCCTGGTGCTGGACGAACCGACCGCCGGCGTCGATGTCGAACTGCGCCGCCAGTTGTGGGATCTGGTCAACGAACTCAATGCCGAAGGCGTGACCGTCGTCCTCACCACGCATTACCTGGAGGAGGCCGAGGCGCTGTGCGAGCGAATCGCGATCATCAATCACGGCGAACTCATCGCCAACGAGCCGACCCGCGAACTGGTCGGCATGATGGGCGAGAAGATCGTCGCGGTGACGGTCGATCAGGACGTGACCGACCTGCCCGCCGATCCGCGCTTCCACAAGTGCGAGGCGGTCGGCGAAAGACAGATCGAGATCACCTTCGACAAGGGGGAGATGACCGCCGGGCAGGTGCTGGCCAAGGTCCAGCAGCAGGGCTTCACGATAGAGGATGTGACCACCCGCGAGGCCGATCTGGAGGACGTGTTCGTCCAGCTGACCGAGGCCGCCGATGCGCGCAGCGGGCAGACCGTCACCTGA
- the nadB gene encoding L-aspartate oxidase codes for MINPSHTHDVLVIGSGAAGLTAALTLATQRRVLVLAKGALTSGSTAWAQGGIAAVLDAGDTFEDHIRDTMIAGAGLNDRRTVEFVIERAPAAIDRLVELGVPFNAQGEDLHLTREGGHSHRRIVHVNDATGWAVQAALLKAAQDNPNITLLPDQSCIELITGRHEERYSGAGRVWGVYALDTASGRVVAHTARATVMAAGGAGRCYLFSTAPRGATGDGIAMAWRSGARVSNMEMMQFHPTCLYNLEVKNFLITEAVRGEGGRLIHPETGRRFMADYDPERMELAPRDVVARAIDDQIKRFGLDYVHLDISHQRADFVTEHFPTIHEKLLTLGIDMTAQPIPVVPAQHYTCGGIVIDLDGRTDLPGLYAAGECTESGLHGANRLASNSLLECFVFGEAAARDILSRWSEFPPPPAIREWDDTRVTDSDEEVVIKQNWTEIRRLMWNYVGIVRTTKRLERAANRIALLRKEIDEYYGAFKVTTDLIELRNLLQCADLIVESALMRHESRGLHFTLDYPETAPVARDTVLVP; via the coding sequence ATGATCAACCCATCCCATACCCATGACGTTCTCGTGATCGGATCCGGCGCGGCGGGACTGACGGCCGCGCTCACGCTCGCGACGCAGCGGCGCGTGCTGGTGCTTGCCAAGGGCGCGCTGACAAGCGGGTCGACCGCCTGGGCGCAGGGCGGAATCGCCGCGGTGCTGGATGCGGGCGACACGTTCGAGGACCATATCCGCGACACCATGATCGCCGGGGCCGGTCTCAATGACAGGCGAACGGTCGAATTCGTGATCGAGCGCGCGCCCGCGGCGATCGACCGGCTGGTGGAACTCGGCGTGCCGTTCAACGCCCAGGGCGAAGATCTGCACCTGACGCGCGAGGGCGGTCATTCGCACCGGCGCATCGTGCATGTGAACGACGCCACCGGCTGGGCGGTGCAGGCCGCGCTCCTGAAGGCGGCGCAGGACAATCCCAACATCACGCTGCTGCCCGACCAGAGCTGCATCGAGCTCATCACCGGGCGGCACGAGGAACGCTATTCCGGTGCGGGCCGTGTCTGGGGCGTCTACGCTCTCGACACGGCGAGCGGGCGCGTGGTGGCGCATACCGCGCGGGCGACCGTGATGGCGGCGGGCGGGGCGGGGCGCTGCTACCTGTTCTCCACCGCCCCGCGCGGCGCGACCGGAGACGGGATCGCGATGGCGTGGCGCTCGGGCGCGCGCGTTTCCAACATGGAGATGATGCAGTTCCATCCGACCTGCCTGTACAACCTCGAGGTCAAGAACTTCCTCATCACCGAAGCGGTGCGGGGCGAGGGCGGGCGGCTGATCCATCCCGAAACCGGCCGCCGGTTCATGGCCGATTACGATCCGGAGCGCATGGAGCTGGCCCCGCGCGACGTGGTGGCGCGGGCGATCGACGACCAGATCAAGCGCTTCGGCCTGGATTACGTGCATCTCGACATCAGCCACCAGAGGGCCGACTTCGTCACGGAGCACTTTCCCACCATCCACGAGAAGCTGCTGACGCTGGGAATCGACATGACCGCGCAGCCCATCCCCGTCGTTCCCGCCCAGCACTATACCTGCGGCGGCATCGTCATCGACCTCGACGGCCGCACCGACCTGCCGGGCCTCTACGCCGCGGGCGAGTGTACCGAGAGCGGGTTGCACGGGGCCAACCGCCTCGCGTCCAACAGCCTGCTCGAATGCTTCGTCTTCGGCGAGGCGGCGGCGCGTGACATTCTCTCCCGCTGGAGCGAGTTCCCGCCCCCGCCCGCCATTCGCGAATGGGACGATACGCGCGTCACGGATTCGGACGAGGAGGTCGTCATCAAGCAGAACTGGACCGAGATCCGGCGCCTGATGTGGAACTATGTCGGTATCGTGCGAACCACCAAGCGGCTGGAACGCGCCGCCAACCGTATCGCCCTGCTGCGCAAGGAGATCGACGAATATTACGGCGCGTTCAAGGTGACGACCGACCTCATCGAACTGCGCAACCTCCTGCAATGCGCCGACCTGATCGTCGAGAGTGCGTTGATGCGCCACGAAAGCCGGGGGCTGCACTTCACGCTGGACTATCCCGAAACCGCACCGGTCGCGCGGGATACAGTTCTCGTGCCGTAA
- a CDS encoding energy transducer TonB produces MRKFDLSAVFVVLLGVSTAPAATLAHDEALPQITVMPSAVSEALDRDLDRQLVIVDRPFARVQPSQGIVRVRFSLDVDGKPVNVRLYDHRANLPARRAALRAVERLQACSDIPVAYRSGDLQANIIFASSDRDFRRLTADLGDMEALRLASSQAEREVLAFGSTTARAPAV; encoded by the coding sequence ATGCGTAAATTCGACCTGTCTGCGGTATTCGTCGTTCTGCTCGGCGTGAGCACCGCCCCCGCCGCCACCCTCGCGCACGACGAGGCGCTCCCCCAGATCACCGTCATGCCATCCGCCGTGAGCGAGGCGCTCGATCGCGACCTCGACCGGCAGCTTGTGATCGTCGACCGGCCTTTCGCCAGGGTGCAGCCGTCCCAGGGGATCGTGCGGGTGCGTTTCTCGCTCGATGTCGACGGCAAGCCGGTGAACGTCCGCCTGTACGACCACCGCGCCAACCTTCCCGCGCGCCGCGCCGCGCTGCGAGCCGTGGAGCGCCTGCAGGCCTGCAGCGACATTCCGGTCGCCTATCGGAGCGGCGATCTCCAGGCGAACATCATCTTTGCCTCCAGCGATCGCGATTTCCGGCGCCTGACCGCCGATCTTGGAGACATGGAGGCGCTGCGTCTCGCCTCCTCCCAGGCCGAGCGCGAGGTTCTTGCCTTCGGTTCCACGACCGCCCGCGCTCCCGCCGTCTGA
- a CDS encoding ribonucleoside-diphosphate reductase subunit alpha yields the protein MDFRGGNEGAMAGGTDTDAGETVEDTAAPRNTDDKAMAMDRKDAGTEALVDAPSADDGGAALAAAGALAEAAKAAKSDSRSVNPRRFTIRTDPARDANLTEFGKATLNDRYLLPNETYQDLFARVADAYADDEAHAQRIYDYISNLWFMPATPVLSNGGTGRGLPISCYLNSVEDSLEGIVGTWNENVWLASKGGGIGTYWGNVRGIGEPVGLNGKTSGIIPFVRVMDSLTLAISQGSLRRGSAACYLDVSHPEIEEFLEIRKPSGDFNRKALNLHHGVLLTDEFMEAVRAGEKFALKSPKDGTQRGEVDARSLFQKLVETRLATGEPYIVFSDTVNRMMPKHHRELGLKVSTSNLCSEITLPTGIDHLGNDRTAVCCLSSLNLEKWDEWNGDKRFVEDVMRFLDNVLQDYIDRAPDEMARAKYSAARERSVGMGVMGFHSFLQSKGIGFESPMAKVWNLKMFKHISARAEEASMMLAHERGPCPDAEEMGAMERFSCKMAIAPTASISIICGGTSACIEPIPANIYTHKTLSGSFVVKNPYLEKLLDKKSKNSTNVWNSILEKGGSVQHLDFLTAEEKAAYKTSFEIDQRWLLEFAADRTPFIDQAQSLNLFIPADVDKWDLAMLHFQAWEKGVKSLYYLRSKSVQRAGFAGGVEADNTADPAKYELPTTDYDECLACQ from the coding sequence ATGGATTTTCGAGGCGGCAATGAAGGGGCGATGGCCGGCGGGACGGATACCGACGCCGGCGAGACGGTCGAGGATACCGCGGCGCCCCGCAACACCGATGACAAGGCAATGGCTATGGACAGGAAAGACGCAGGGACCGAGGCGCTGGTGGATGCCCCTTCGGCGGACGATGGCGGAGCGGCGCTGGCCGCGGCCGGAGCATTGGCGGAGGCGGCAAAGGCGGCGAAGAGCGATTCCAGGTCGGTCAATCCGCGCCGCTTCACGATTCGCACCGATCCGGCGCGCGACGCCAACCTGACCGAGTTCGGCAAGGCGACGCTCAACGATCGCTATCTGCTGCCGAACGAGACCTATCAGGATCTCTTCGCCCGGGTGGCCGACGCCTACGCCGATGACGAGGCGCACGCACAGCGCATCTACGACTACATTTCGAACCTCTGGTTCATGCCGGCAACGCCCGTCCTGTCGAACGGCGGCACCGGGCGCGGTCTGCCGATCAGCTGCTATCTCAACAGCGTCGAGGACAGCCTCGAAGGCATCGTCGGCACCTGGAACGAGAATGTCTGGCTTGCCAGCAAGGGCGGCGGCATCGGCACCTACTGGGGCAATGTCCGCGGCATCGGCGAACCGGTGGGCCTGAATGGCAAGACCAGCGGCATCATCCCCTTCGTGCGGGTAATGGATTCGCTGACGCTGGCCATATCCCAAGGAAGCCTGAGGCGCGGTTCGGCGGCCTGCTATCTCGACGTGAGCCACCCGGAAATCGAGGAATTCCTCGAGATCCGCAAGCCATCGGGCGACTTCAACCGCAAGGCGCTGAACCTGCATCACGGCGTGCTTCTGACCGATGAGTTCATGGAGGCCGTGCGCGCGGGCGAGAAGTTCGCGCTGAAAAGCCCGAAGGACGGCACGCAGCGCGGCGAGGTCGATGCGCGCAGCCTGTTCCAGAAGCTGGTCGAGACGCGGCTGGCGACGGGCGAGCCCTACATCGTGTTCTCGGACACGGTGAACCGCATGATGCCCAAGCATCACCGCGAGCTGGGGCTGAAGGTGTCGACCTCCAACCTGTGCTCGGAAATCACCCTGCCGACCGGCATCGACCATCTCGGCAACGACCGCACGGCGGTATGCTGCCTGTCTTCGCTCAACCTCGAAAAGTGGGACGAGTGGAACGGCGACAAGCGCTTCGTGGAGGATGTCATGCGCTTCCTCGACAACGTGCTGCAGGACTATATCGACCGTGCGCCCGACGAGATGGCGCGCGCCAAGTACTCCGCCGCGCGCGAACGCAGCGTGGGCATGGGCGTGATGGGCTTCCACTCTTTCCTCCAGTCCAAGGGCATCGGCTTCGAAAGCCCGATGGCGAAGGTCTGGAACCTCAAGATGTTCAAGCACATCTCCGCCCGCGCGGAGGAAGCGAGCATGATGCTGGCGCATGAACGCGGCCCCTGCCCCGATGCCGAGGAAATGGGCGCGATGGAGCGCTTCTCCTGCAAGATGGCGATCGCGCCGACGGCCTCGATCTCCATCATCTGCGGCGGCACCAGCGCGTGCATCGAGCCGATCCCGGCCAACATCTACACCCACAAGACCCTCTCGGGCAGCTTCGTGGTCAAGAATCCATATCTGGAAAAGCTGCTCGACAAGAAGAGCAAGAACTCCACCAATGTGTGGAATTCGATCCTCGAGAAGGGCGGCTCGGTCCAGCATCTCGATTTCCTGACCGCGGAGGAAAAGGCCGCGTACAAGACGAGCTTCGAGATCGACCAGCGCTGGCTGCTCGAATTCGCTGCCGACCGCACGCCGTTCATCGACCAGGCGCAGAGCCTCAACCTCTTCATCCCCGCAGATGTCGACAAGTGGGATCTGGCGATGCTGCATTTCCAGGCATGGGAGAAAGGCGTCAAATCGCTCTATTACCTGCGCTCCAAGAGCGTGCAGCGTGCCGGTTTCGCCGGCGGGGTGGAGGCCGACAACACGGCCGACCCGGCGAAATACGAACTGCCGACCACCGATTACGACGAGTGTCTGGCCTGCCAGTAG
- a CDS encoding COG4705 family protein: MTRDEREMLAKVPAVTLGFWIVKILATTFGETMGDTVSMSWLGETSATAGQSGVNGYVVGTAIFGAIFALFTFQQVRASRFHPALYWATIIASTTVGTTLADFATRSLGIGYPGGSALLFALVLMSLFVWHRSIGTISAASVHRRDAELFYWLTITFSQTLGTALGDWVADGPLGYLGAAEIFGGALIALAVAYRFTKANRVALFWSAFILTRPLGAVVGDFLDKPVASGGLELSRLAASIVLALAIVVLVIVLPQRPETVRAQEHLE; the protein is encoded by the coding sequence ATGACGCGGGACGAAAGGGAAATGCTGGCCAAGGTGCCGGCGGTGACACTCGGCTTCTGGATCGTGAAGATCCTTGCCACCACCTTCGGCGAGACGATGGGTGATACCGTCAGCATGAGCTGGCTGGGCGAGACGAGCGCGACCGCCGGCCAGTCCGGCGTCAACGGCTATGTCGTGGGCACCGCCATCTTCGGCGCGATCTTCGCGCTCTTCACTTTTCAGCAGGTGCGCGCCTCGCGCTTTCACCCCGCGCTCTACTGGGCGACCATCATCGCGTCCACCACGGTCGGCACGACGCTGGCGGATTTCGCGACACGCTCGCTCGGCATCGGCTATCCTGGCGGATCGGCGCTGCTGTTCGCGCTGGTGCTGATGTCGCTGTTCGTCTGGCACCGGTCCATCGGCACGATCTCCGCCGCATCGGTCCACCGGCGCGACGCTGAACTGTTCTACTGGCTGACGATCACCTTCTCGCAGACGCTGGGCACGGCGCTGGGCGATTGGGTGGCAGACGGTCCGCTCGGCTATCTCGGCGCGGCGGAAATCTTCGGCGGCGCGCTCATCGCGCTGGCCGTCGCCTATCGCTTTACGAAGGCGAACCGGGTCGCGCTGTTCTGGTCGGCCTTCATCCTGACCCGGCCGCTCGGCGCGGTGGTCGGCGATTTCCTCGACAAGCCCGTTGCCAGCGGCGGGCTCGAACTCAGCCGCCTCGCCGCCTCCATCGTGCTGGCCCTCGCCATCGTCGTCCTCGTCATCGTCCTGCCCCAGCGCCCCGAAACGGTGCGCGCGCAGGAGCACCTGGAATAG
- a CDS encoding helix-turn-helix transcriptional regulator — MNLSGADRGRLETQLGGAVLIVAVQAVAAIYFVVDGIEDVLPQLRTGPSAEVVMEGLVALALLLGVVLGARHTTRVLHEARHRDSALDAARGAMSAVIERHFRQWNLSPAEAEVALFALKGSTIAQIAAMRGAAQGTVRSQLSQVYAKAGVRNQSTLVAMFVDELLDPLVPGQ; from the coding sequence ATGAACCTGTCAGGTGCGGATCGAGGCCGGCTGGAGACGCAGCTGGGCGGCGCTGTCCTCATCGTCGCGGTGCAGGCCGTCGCGGCGATCTACTTCGTCGTGGACGGAATAGAGGACGTGCTGCCGCAACTGCGCACCGGGCCGAGCGCCGAAGTGGTGATGGAAGGGCTGGTCGCGCTTGCCCTGCTTTTGGGGGTGGTGCTGGGCGCGCGGCACACCACGCGCGTTCTGCACGAGGCGCGTCACCGCGACAGCGCGCTCGATGCCGCACGCGGTGCGATGAGCGCGGTGATCGAACGGCATTTCCGCCAGTGGAACCTCTCGCCGGCGGAGGCGGAGGTCGCCCTGTTCGCGCTGAAGGGGAGCACCATCGCACAAATCGCCGCGATGCGCGGTGCAGCGCAGGGCACGGTGCGTTCGCAGCTCAGCCAGGTCTACGCCAAGGCCGGGGTCCGGAACCAGTCTACGCTGGTGGCGATGTTCGTCGACGAACTGCTCGATCCGCTGGTGCCGGGGCAATAG
- a CDS encoding DUF2171 domain-containing protein: MFEKMRIKEHMEVADSNGQHVGTVDEVEDDRIKLTKSDAKDDLHHYLKLDDVEKIDDNRVYLKAGAAVPPGVGGANA; the protein is encoded by the coding sequence ATGTTCGAGAAGATGCGCATCAAGGAGCACATGGAAGTCGCCGACAGCAACGGTCAGCACGTCGGTACCGTCGACGAGGTCGAGGACGACCGGATCAAGCTGACCAAGTCCGATGCGAAGGACGACCTGCATCACTACCTGAAGCTCGACGACGTCGAGAAGATCGACGATAACCGTGTCTATCTGAAGGCCGGCGCGGCGGTGCCTCCGGGCGTGGGCGGCGCGAACGCCTGA
- a CDS encoding PepSY domain-containing protein, whose amino-acid sequence MRKWHRWLSLVFGIVLVFVTVTGLLHYVVAWWPAEPPTAAALAAREPPAGFVCPEGWRCSPPRGRPALGIDLGFVHHLHSGSEGGVWGEIVVMLSGLALLFFSVSGLWMYLRMWRARRAKGKRRGLFWT is encoded by the coding sequence ATGCGCAAATGGCATCGCTGGCTCTCGCTCGTGTTCGGGATCGTGCTGGTTTTCGTAACCGTGACCGGGTTGCTGCACTACGTGGTCGCCTGGTGGCCCGCCGAGCCGCCCACCGCCGCCGCGCTGGCCGCGCGCGAGCCGCCCGCCGGATTCGTCTGCCCCGAAGGCTGGCGCTGCTCGCCGCCGCGGGGCAGGCCGGCACTCGGCATCGACCTTGGGTTTGTCCACCATCTCCATTCCGGCAGCGAGGGGGGCGTATGGGGCGAGATCGTGGTGATGCTTTCCGGCCTCGCGCTGCTGTTCTTCAGCGTTTCGGGCTTGTGGATGTATCTGCGCATGTGGCGCGCACGCCGCGCGAAGGGAAAGCGCCGCGGCCTGTTCTGGACCTAG
- a CDS encoding ribonucleotide-diphosphate reductase subunit beta: protein MSLLEARKTYKPFEYPWAYEFWKRQQQIHWMPEEVPLGEDCRDWAQNLTDHERNLLTQIFRFFTQADVEVQDCYHEKYGRVFKPTEVKMMLAAFSNMETVHIAAYSHLLDTIGMPESEYGMFLEYAEMKDKHDYLQDFGVETDEDIARTLAMFGGFTEGLQLFASFAMLMNFPRFNKMKGMGQIVSWSVRDESLHCEGITRLFHAFTRERDCLTKAVKEDIMDMCQKTVRLEDAFIDLAFEQGPVPGMTAKEIKKYIRYIADWRLSQLGLPSIYMVEDHPLPWLAPLLNGVEHANFFETRATEYSKGATRGNWQDVWSSFDKRQKAKAANEEESEDDAPGLFGESKDGGVQAAE from the coding sequence ATGTCCCTCCTCGAAGCCCGCAAGACCTACAAGCCGTTCGAATATCCGTGGGCCTACGAATTCTGGAAGCGCCAGCAGCAGATCCACTGGATGCCGGAAGAGGTGCCGCTGGGGGAGGATTGCCGCGACTGGGCGCAGAACCTGACCGATCATGAGCGCAACCTGCTCACCCAGATCTTCCGCTTCTTCACCCAGGCCGATGTCGAGGTGCAGGATTGCTACCACGAGAAATACGGCCGCGTGTTCAAGCCCACCGAGGTCAAGATGATGCTGGCCGCGTTCAGCAACATGGAGACGGTGCACATCGCCGCCTATTCGCATCTGCTCGACACGATCGGCATGCCCGAGAGCGAATACGGCATGTTCCTCGAATATGCGGAGATGAAGGACAAGCACGACTATCTTCAGGATTTCGGTGTCGAGACGGACGAGGACATCGCCCGCACGCTCGCCATGTTCGGCGGCTTCACCGAAGGGCTGCAGCTGTTCGCCAGCTTCGCCATGCTGATGAACTTCCCGCGCTTCAACAAGATGAAGGGGATGGGCCAGATCGTCAGCTGGTCGGTGCGCGACGAATCGCTGCACTGCGAAGGCATCACCCGCCTGTTCCACGCCTTCACCAGGGAACGCGACTGCCTGACCAAGGCGGTGAAGGAAGACATCATGGACATGTGCCAGAAGACCGTCCGGCTGGAGGACGCCTTCATCGACCTGGCCTTCGAGCAGGGGCCCGTGCCCGGCATGACGGCGAAGGAGATCAAGAAGTACATCCGCTACATCGCCGACTGGCGGCTGTCGCAGCTGGGCCTGCCCAGCATCTACATGGTCGAGGACCACCCGCTGCCCTGGCTCGCGCCGCTGCTGAACGGCGTGGAGCACGCCAACTTCTTCGAAACCCGCGCCACCGAATATTCCAAGGGCGCCACGCGCGGCAACTGGCAGGACGTGTGGTCCAGCTTCGACAAGCGCCAGAAAGCCAAGGCCGCGAACGAGGAAGAGTCCGAGGACGACGCCCCCGGCCTGTTCGGCGAAAGCAAGGATGGCGGGGTGCAGGCGGCGGAATGA
- a CDS encoding YdcH family protein gives MSQHTPNELTQIFRRDHDLITRLKQEDAHYARLADEYHAVNREVHRIEAEVEAASYERTEALKKPRLALGAPVCVLVWTLPSGR, from the coding sequence ATGTCGCAGCACACCCCGAACGAACTCACGCAGATATTCCGTCGCGATCACGATCTGATCACACGGCTCAAGCAGGAGGACGCGCATTACGCGCGGCTGGCGGACGAATATCACGCGGTCAATCGCGAGGTGCACCGGATCGAGGCCGAGGTCGAGGCCGCCAGTTACGAGCGGACCGAGGCGCTTAAGAAGCCGCGGCTTGCGCTCGGCGCTCCAGTATGCGTTCTCGTCTGGACGCTTCCATCCGGCCGCTGA
- a CDS encoding PRC-barrel domain-containing protein has translation MKHDDRFGELDSLDKWQLENEDQDIRGYPVRSATGEEYGKVDDMLVDKEARHVLAVRLNDGRTVPAEHLDIRDDHVIYTEDRAASDVNYTRVRAR, from the coding sequence ATGAAACATGACGACAGGTTCGGCGAACTCGATTCGCTCGACAAATGGCAGCTCGAAAACGAGGACCAGGACATTCGCGGCTATCCCGTGCGCTCCGCCACCGGAGAGGAATATGGCAAGGTCGACGACATGCTGGTCGACAAGGAAGCCAGGCATGTCCTAGCCGTGCGGCTGAACGACGGGCGCACGGTTCCGGCCGAGCATCTCGACATTCGCGACGATCACGTGATCTATACAGAGGATCGCGCCGCCTCGGACGTGAACTACACCCGCGTGCGCGCTCGCTGA
- a CDS encoding MarC family protein, with protein sequence MVELFLSAFVTLFVVIDPPGCAPIYAGLTAQHSPAMRRSMALRAVLIAGAILLGFALFGADLLAAMHIELDAFRTAGGIMLFLIALDMVFEKRTERRENRADKVREDPSIEDVAVFPMAMPMLAGPGAIASVMLLEGSADGLVGTLTVLAALALVLVLTLFAFLAASPLMRMFGAKVEAVITRLLGVLLAALAAQYVIDGLRGSFAA encoded by the coding sequence ATGGTCGAGCTGTTCCTGTCCGCCTTCGTCACCCTGTTCGTGGTGATCGATCCGCCCGGCTGCGCGCCCATCTATGCCGGCCTCACGGCGCAGCACTCGCCGGCGATGCGCCGGTCGATGGCGCTGCGCGCGGTGTTGATCGCGGGCGCCATCCTGCTGGGTTTCGCGCTGTTCGGCGCCGATCTGCTGGCGGCCATGCATATCGAGCTCGACGCCTTCCGCACGGCGGGCGGCATCATGCTGTTCCTCATCGCGCTCGACATGGTGTTCGAGAAACGGACGGAGCGGCGGGAAAACCGCGCGGACAAGGTACGCGAGGATCCCTCGATCGAGGATGTCGCGGTGTTCCCCATGGCCATGCCGATGCTCGCCGGGCCGGGGGCCATCGCCTCCGTCATGCTGCTCGAAGGCTCGGCGGACGGGCTGGTCGGCACGCTGACCGTGCTGGCCGCGCTGGCGCTGGTGCTGGTTCTCACGCTGTTCGCCTTCCTTGCCGCCAGCCCCCTGATGCGCATGTTCGGGGCCAAGGTGGAGGCGGTGATCACCCGGCTGCTCGGCGTGTTGCTGGCCGCCCTCGCCGCGCAGTACGTCATCGACGGGCTGCGCGGCAGTTTCGCGGCCTGA
- a CDS encoding YggT family protein, whose amino-acid sequence MLLMTLAEIVGYLISVIIILVIVQFVLSLLLAFNVVNRDNDFVIAIYRAVNALLDPVLSPIRRIMPNTGAIDFSPLVLIVVLNIVNIVLVNAARAGY is encoded by the coding sequence GTGCTTCTCATGACCCTTGCCGAGATCGTGGGCTACCTCATCTCGGTCATCATCATACTCGTCATCGTGCAGTTCGTGCTGAGCCTGCTGCTCGCCTTCAACGTCGTCAACCGCGACAACGACTTCGTGATAGCCATCTACCGGGCGGTGAACGCGCTGCTCGATCCGGTGCTCTCGCCGATCCGCAGGATCATGCCCAACACCGGTGCGATCGACTTCTCCCCGCTGGTGCTGATCGTGGTGCTTAACATCGTCAATATCGTTCTCGTCAACGCCGCGCGCGCCGGGTACTGA